GTGCAACAACAACATCTAGCTGCAGCGCCGGCTTCTATACCTCTACAGCAGCTACAACAACAGGTTAGTGAAGTTGTTCATCAACAACCAAATTATCCAGAACCAAGGTTTCAACCACCAAGTTCTGTACCAGAAGTTCAACAACATAAGATGATTGGTCACCCAACTTCTATGTATCAACCTCCTAGAGGTGAACCACCGCCACAAGCACCAACAAATTTAATGCCTTACAACCATCAATACATACCTGGTTTAACGTACCCAAGTTTGGGTCAGTCACAACCATTACACGTGCCTCAGTTACCTATGCCTGGCACACAGCAGCAACCTCCACCATCAGGAGCACCTCAGCTGCATTACAACCAACCTTCAGCAAGACAGAAGGAATATAATAGTGATTACTATGGGAGACAAGAAAGAAGTGATCCTAGACATAAATATATAGGTGATTCTGACATGTCAAATGTTTCAGCATACCGCCAGTCCAGAACAAAGCGAAGGTCAGAACCTGAGTACAACAGACCTCATAAGAATCAACAGCGTGATTTCTCACCTTTAAGAAGTGTAAGGAGTTTTCCATTACACCATAGTCGTTCAAATCCTAGAATGTCTAGAATGTCTAGTGACTCCCGATCAGAATCTGACACAGATGGTCAAAGTTCTGAAAGCAGTCAGGAAAGTAGACAAAAGGAGAAAATAGAGAAAAGACAATTTCTGTCCTCGATCCCGAAAACGCTCCGCTATAATGGGAAGGGCAACTGGAAAGCCTTTTATACCAAGTTTTCTAGTTATGCTAAAATGGCCGAGTGgacagataaacaaaaaaggGAACAGCTCTGCTGGTGCCTAGATGATGCAGCCAGTGAGTATTACACCTTAATCctagaaaataacaaaacagcaagtttttctgatattgtatccaatatgaataAGAGATTTGGTCATCAAGAATTGCCAGAAACCTCACAGGTTCAGTTCCAGACAAGTGCCCAAGGAGAAAAGGAGACCTTAGAGGAGTGGTCGGAAAGAGTGTTGACTCTCGCCACTAGAGCCTATAGCAGGTACAGTGAACAACTAATGACTGAACAGGCAATCATGAGGTTTTGTCAGGGTTGTAATGATACAGTTGCTGGAACAGAAGCTTGTATCTCTAAACCAAAGTCCATGGATGCAGCCTTGGATATGATTAGATGGTGTCAGCACACTAGGAAGGCTGTCAGTGCCATTCAGAAAACTAGCAAGGAGGAGTCTCTTTCAGAGAAGTCAGTTAACTCACCAGTAGTTCTTGGTGTAGGTAGCACCAAGTCTAGTATGGATAATCGTCTCTCTCGCATAGAAGaacatataaagaaaatgatgtcaatAGTAACCAGTTTGGTTCAGGAACAATCAGCCAAACATGGAACCAGTCCTAGTTCTAGGTCACCTAATCAAGACAACATGTATTCTGATTATTCGCCTACTCGTAATTATGGTCGAGGGCGAGGGAATAACTCTGGCGACAGAAGATATACCAGACAGGgttattataataatgaatgCTTTAATTGTCACCAGCAAGGTCATTATATCAAAGACTGTCCAGAACTTTATGTACAAGAAACAGAAAGACAGACAGTACAGAAAGAGCCAACATCTCAACAAGTATCTTTTGATGAGAATAACATAGACAATTCTCATGAATCTGAAGGAGTAGTATCTGGAATCAGTACAGTTAGATCACTAGGACCAGCCAAACTCTTTAGAGTTGAAGTATATATTGCGGGAAAGAAAGTACTCGCTCTAGTTGATTCAGGTTCTGAAGTAAGTATTCTTAAGGACACAATTTTTGACACTTCGGAGCCTAAGCCCTATGTTATCAGGGAGACTACCATGCATGGTGCTGGTACCAACATGACAATGCCATGCAGGCTTTCTAGTCCTATAAAGTTTAAGATTGGAGAGATACAGTTCAATCAACAACTGTATGTAGCTCCAGTGTCATGTGATATGATACTGGGATGTGTCTTTTTCATGTATAATAGAGTTGTAATGAATGTAAGAGAACTAACATTAACTGTACAGAATAGGAACATGCCATTTATACTAGGAGATGAAAACATGAACCTAATGTCAACGTTGTTCATGGAAAGAACACTTCAGATTCATCTTCAGATGAGAAACCCAGAACAGAAGGGTCAACACAAAGGTTCCCAGCCAGCAGGCAAAATGCTGAATTTCATCTTGAAACAGTCGTTCCTCAAGTAGAGTCTAACCTAGCTATGAGGGCCTCAACATCTACACAGGGATCTGAGCCTGATCAATGTAGAGACAGTAGGGTTGACAAGGTAGAATCAAGAGAGAGCCTTGGGTTTTATACTTGTCCCAAAAGTGGAAAAAGGGAGAGGACTTGTGTTCAAAGTCCAACAGACCGTAAATGTCCTGTAAAGAACTGCCCAGTAGTGGTAGATAGAAGAGACGTAAAACGACATTGTTTTGAAGAACATCTTTCTGAAATTTTTCAGACATATCATTCCAAAAGACTGATGGAGGACAGAAGATTTCACCAACATAGAGCTTATGTGGTTATGCTCATAGCAAAATGGTTAACCGGGCAGGAAACAGGTACTGCCAAAGACTTGGTGAATTTCCTCAATGAGAAGTCTTTTGTGCCCCGTTCTACACATGTTTCAGGGATACAGATGCAAGTCCATCGTACAGTGTGTAAAGAGATGGGATGGACAGATTATTTTAGGTATAGTTTGAGACCGGTAAACAGCCCTGCTTGTTTACTCAATTGGAGAGTTCTTTCTTCAGTTCTACACTTTTTCAGCCCTGAACAACAAGATATGGTGGCCGAAGGATTTAGCTACAATCCTAGAAATCCTCCAGAACCTGAGGAACTTGCTGAGATGAATGCCAGTTTCTGGCCAGTGTTTGTTAACAAAGCTCAAGATGAGTCAGCAATTCCTCAAAAAGAAGGGGAGGAAGACAATGTTCAGTCTGAACAAGAAGGACGTACCATAGTAATGGACGAAATAGAAGAAATTCACTATGAGAGTGAAAGTTTGAACACTGAAACATCTAGCAAAAAGAGAAAATTGCAGTCCAATATTGCTGACAATGAAACAAATGCACACCATACTCTGAAGAATGAAACCGTACTTCTCCTAGGACGCCAAGTTTCACAACTAGCTGAATCCCAGGTAGAGCATTCTTCTTCACACCTCAAGTCGAGACAGAGTCCTCAAGTTCCAACAATTGTACTTATACAGTATGAGGGTTTGCAGTGTATGGCAAGGGTTAGTTCTATGGCAGAACTGTACAATGTGGTTACTGAACGATTCCCTGAAAGTGGGAATGTTTCACTGATCTGTGAAGGAAGAGTTTTAGATGATAGTGTATGTTTTGACCTGTTAGGTCACCGTCCTCACATTGAAGTGAGGCGCCTTCAGTAACAGTTTTCCCAGTTTGGGATTTAACACCTTTGAAATTGTGTTGAGTGTGAGCCATTGTTGTACTTTCTGtgatttttattagtttttttttgcttgaccctgtttttatttagattttggtGATACTAACTATTAAAGTAGTAAAATAGTTAAATGCATCCTTATATAGAGGCACTATATATGTGGGATTTTTGACAAGAGTCAAATTATTTATGGTCATGTACATCCTTCCTAGTTTTGGGGTTATAGACCTATAGTATTTAGTCGGTTGTAAACTATGTACaaagttatacatgtacatgttagtTAGTTTCATTTGGAAATTCAGGGTGGTATTAATGAACTTGTCATTTAGACATTGagatagttttatattttgaagcATGATTTTTGTCAGTTAAGGTCTGAAcagttgatacatgtatatgtatgtgaACATTACACAGAGTCAGGGTTTTTAGACGTGTTGAGCACGCAGTTTATTGTCTTGTAATGAGACCCATGTCCAGGACTGTATAAGTTGGAATAGCATATGGCTATGGTCGACCTGGAGTTCGGCTGTTATTTGTCCTGAAGAACCTGTTGAGGTTGGCACCTAGACTTGCTACATGTCCCTTcctaattatgtttttatttctttttttcaattttgccccTTTAATAGTTTTACTGCTATAACTAGGAGATTACAATTATACTGACATCTGCAGGAGGAAGGGACTTGTAAAGTTTGTCTGAGGCTTGACCAAACTGTTAATCTTAGAGtaattaagattgacatttATTGATAAGAATTTCAGATAACAGTTGGGAAGTGAAACTTGATATTCCAGTGTTGTGCAAAtactgttatttattttcattgtataaCTTACTAGAAAGATAAGGTCACTGAACTTATACATATGATCAAACATCACATCATTGTCAGAGTTTATGTTGTTCCAATGGCAGAAAGTTCTACTCCAAAAAAGTTTTtcagatttataaaatttactccGACAACTAAAAAAACTCTGTGTGTAATTTGTGGAAACAGAATTGAAAAAAGTGATTACAGGAGAAAATTATTTCATGGCAGCATCAAATCTGAATACTGTCTTCTTATTGAAAAACATCtggaaataaatattacagaagAGACACATGCAGATACTGCATGTAGAAAATGTGTTAGAGAACTgcaaaaaattgacaatgtttTCACAACATTTAAATCGTCTTATCAGAATACTTTGGCAAAACTACGTGAAACACATGGACATAACTCGGTTTCATTCAAAAGACAATTTTCCGAGGATGGTAGTGCAACTGTTAATAGTAGGAAATCATTGTTTCCTAGAGATGAGGAACAAGAAGATGACTCCGAATTCAATATTGACACTGAAACTGACACAGAACTGAAGGTATGTTTGTAAAGtacattattgtaaaaaaaaataagaaaggaATGACCTTTCATAAGAAACATGTATCATCATCCTATAACCAACAGAAACGAGCAAAGAAATTGTACAatctcattttgatttttttatatattttttttcctccagtggcaaatatttcatgtgtttCTAGATTAAAACTATGATTCAAGCATAgttattttcagttttgaatacaaaatttttaaaaagcataATTCTTGAGTAGCATATTCATATATAAAGACTATTAATTATATctttatgtatatgtatttttgtttaatttatttttttatacacttattcatacataaaatattgaaattgaacaTGAAACAGTAACTAATAAAAACATTAGTTTAATGAGGAAACAATCATTTTTGAGAGGGGAAATAGTGGGTATAATTATTCAAGTTTCTGaagaacaaataatttttttatgaaaactttTGCATGGGAACAATTACTTAATTTTAGCTTacagtaaatttttttttggggaaaacaAAGTGTCAAATTTGTGTTTGTCCCAATTCTTAGTGGAAACAAACTGGTTTTTATTTTACGACCCCTATCGATTAAAGATGATTTTCTCTCTGGAAAACTAGAATCTGGCAaattttacccccccccccctccccagaaaaaaaagaaacacacacacaaaatcaacagtttatacCAATgctattattaaattaaataaaacattacttGTATGTCAAAGTTTTAGACATGATaatctttgctcattgttgaaggcggtaTGGTAACCTgaaattattaatttctgtgtcattttggtctcttgatAAAAGTTGTCTCATctgcaatcataacacatctctctttttttgtttttaacaaagaCATTCTTTAGGTTATAATATGCCGTggattaaaaaatgaaatacggTGCATGCCTGCGAAGCACTTTCCAATTCTTGATGCCTTAACCTCTGGTGATATGCCTACAGTTGGTtcgttaatttaaaaaaatccagatTTGCAAGATGTTTTCCAAGAGACAGTGTTTGATACCATCAAAGGAGAAATTAAAACTTTGGCACTAAGAGAGAATAACTCAATTTTACGTAACCATGACAAGATAAAGTCTCTTACATTTGCCAGAGTTATAGATGAATGGAGACAGAAAGCTCCTACTTTCTTAAAATCACTTGAAGCAGCGGTAGCAAACCCAGCACATCAGTTTAATAAGTATAAAAAGGGCGAAGCTTTAATACCAGGTATAGTGACTGCTGGCTGTAAACTTTTGACCCTGTACAGCAAAGATTTAAAtgcttttcaacattttaatagCTATATTTTGTGGAAAGGTGGTTGCAAAAAGTCTGCATTTTCTCGACTGAATGCCACATACGACTGCTTAAGCTACCAATCAACGCTAAGTTTGGCAGACAAGTTAGGGATTGACTGGGACAATGATCTTGTTGCCATGCAAGAACTAGTAACAACTGAAACGTCACATGAATTGgtgttacttcagaacatacaGATGATCAAAGAGTCTATTGATTTGGTGAACGGAGATGCTGATACAATGGTACAACGAATTCTTGAACTTTCTAATGCGGAAAATGATTTGCATCAGTACAGAGATTTAATGCACCCTGGCTTTTACTTTGTAGGAGATAATGTAGATATGCGTAcaaaagtcaggaatatgacaatctATAACCAACACAAAGACCATCATATGTACCAAATATGTGCCTATGAAAACAGGATTTCAGGGAACCACCTAGACAACACTGTTGCCAAAGGAGATGCAAATACAGTGCCCTTCACTACTTTCATACCGAGTCAGTTAGAATTGGACAGTATAGCTAGTGACTTCACTTTCTTAGTAGCGAAAATATGGAGTCAGCATATTCCACACTTCAACATATTTGCACCAGTCCTTCCCGAGTATATTGAGCATCAGTACATGAAAGAAATGAAGCAAAAAACAGCAAGAGTAAGTTGATATTGTATGTGTTATTAATGTGATccattattattaaaaatagtcagtggcaaatattccatgcatttTACAAACAAGGACAAGGATGTaacataaacatttatataacttTGATCAATCTTTGACTTTGGTTCACAAAGGAAAAAGGCTACCCTATATGTATGTGTTTAAAAATGGCTACTTTCAAATCCTGCATCTTAATTAAGTCTTCGAAAATTACTGTTTGTTATGGTGTCcttcattttcatgattttatctTGATATTTAGCAAAAAACCTATTTATACAACATATTTCAATAAACCCACTataagtttaagttttgttgacatatgttaaaaatcaagcaatagcatatataaaaattagtCGAAAAGATTATAACCCTAAAAAGTAATAATATGCTTAACtgggctcattgttgaaggccgtagagtaacctatagttgttaatttctaagtcatttggtctcttgtggagtgttgtttcattgacaatcataaccgtatcttttttttttatattaaaaagtattaaTACTTAAGTACAAAACATATAACTTTTTACTATACATGcatataagaattatatttGATTGTGTTTAATTTCATGTACCTCATTTTGCTTTTAATAGATAAATATGGGagttttgatgaaaagtgaGCAATACAATGAAGATATGACAGACATTTGTGAATTTATGCACAAGTATGTACCTGGACACAATGAAACAGATGACTGGACAAAACAGCCACAAAAAGTCTTGAGTGGAGGAGACTATTTAACTTTTGAGAGACACAAACAGGCACAGTCATCCAAACGAAATGGTCGAACTCCAACAAAAAGATTAGAGGGACTGGTACCTAAAATGGAAGAATTTCACAACCAGGGAGAGTTGCTAAAGGTAATGTCTACAATACTctaagatgcatgattttttattagttgcaagtggctttgaactagctgtcagataactgagAGTACTCCCAGAAATGTttctagtgtctttttgttgtctaGATGTAGAAGTACCTGGCCACGTccaattgtatttttgtccatctgatgagttaagccttttttaactgatttttatagttcgttcttatcttgtactgttataccactgtcccaggttaggaggagggttgggatccgcTTTAACCCTGCCATATTATttatgcatgtgcctgtcccaagtcaggagcctgtaatttagtggttgtcgtttgtttatgtgttacatatgtgttttgttttacattgtcatatcggggccttttatagctgactatgcggtatgggctttgcatgctcattgttgaaggctgtacagtgacctatagttgttaatgtctgtgtcattttggtctcttgtggacagttgtctcattggtaatcataccacatcttttttttttatatctacataAGAAAGATAATTTGAAACAGATTATGTCGtatgttgatatttatttttaaatatattttttcagaaaaaacacttttattttttgagaaatgcatattttttcattgttaaacCCGTAATCTGTCTGATTGCTTCAATTTCAGGTCATTTGGAAGTTGTTGTACTCAACCTCGTCAGCTAGAGACCAGGGAACTCTGTATGCAGCACGCAATACCATAAATGCAAGAAATGTTACCCAAGATCCAGCCGATGATTTTTATGCAGCTTCTGATCTTGTTGAGAAAGTTACCACAGCATATATTATAACAGGTGGTCTTACTCACTTTGGAATGGAAAGCATAGACTCTTTACCCTGTAAAAATGTGTATGAGGGTGCAGTTGGGAATACAAATGAAATGAAGGAATATATTTTTGATCAGGCACGCTCGTTTGTTAAGACATTCACATTGCCAGAGATACCTAAACTTCCAAAATATGGGCCAAATTGCAATACATATCATTGTAGATACTGTggaaaaaagtacaaacaacCACATTCCCTCAGAAAACATGAATCCTCCATTCATGATCATTATGATCCTCTTTTTGCTAAGGAAAAAGTTTCGAGTGGCAAGGATAACGAAAACGAATCTGATGGAGTTAGTGCGTACACAAAGTTGGTTTTAACATTGGGTTTATTAAGAATGGATCACAACGATGCAATTCATATGGGTGATGGAACAAGGATGTTAAGAATTGACCAGTTCCTGGTTTTGTACTATAAATATTGTCATTGTACAAAATACGCCTTTGGTACCTTGGAAACTATAGCCCAAActgaagttttgttaacagaacGCCAGGCACACAGACTGATATGGAACAGAACTGTAAACCATAAGGGGGACGCAAATACAAATCATCCAAATGATTTAGATGTTGAACATTGTAATAAGGTGTTTAAAGATTCTGCCCATAGATACAGAGGTGTTTTTACTGAGAAAGTGGTTTCGAGAGTCAGTAAGAGTGCTATGAAAGTCCACGAAATTATCAAACAGTTTGACAAAATGTGTAAAGTGCATGTTCAATCAGGACGACATAAAACATGTGACAAGGAAATAGACATTTTAACTTTGGTCAGACAATTCCAGGCATGTAATTTATTCGATTTCATTCCTGGCCGATCACATTATGCCTATCCAAACATGAAGGAAAATCCCCTTACAGAGCTAGACATGGAGTTTGTTGGAGACTGGATTGGTGCTAGTTTaaaaaagtttcataacaaacATTTCTATTAGCAGaacaattttattgtttcaaaacatttcatcATCTGAACTGTAAATGACTTGTGGTTTTCTTGTTGACGATTCTAAAACATCACTGTCACTATCACTTGAAAACATATCATCGAGTTCTGTGATGTCATTGTCATCGTTATCATCACTATCATCATTGTCCTCATTTGACATAATAGCTGTGTTTATTTTAGGGAGAACTTGATTGCAAGTGTTTGTACATACACATTCATCTTCACAACTGCATGCACATTTGCACGAGAGACGACAAATATCACAACAAAAGTGAGGTATATGTGCATGTtcaacaattgttttaaatatatttagaataaatgCCCATCTGCAGGTtttagatttaacatattcTTTCATAGATGGGAATATATTTTGACTTCCTAAACATCTTTTGTAAGTTAGTAGAATAGCATTGCATTGTTGCGAAAGCTCCCTACCATCACGACCAGATTCTTGTACATAGTCATCAATATCATTAGCTGGACCATAATGTATAACTGTATCCACACCTTTTACATCTAGACCCATGCTAAAAGATGTTGAACATAGAACAACTCTAATATTACCATTTGGATTCATGTAGGATGTacaaataaaatcttttacgtCATCATCGGTTTTCATGTGGAACATGTCAAAAAGGCGATTTCTGTTATCATTTGGTCCTCCCTCTATGAAGTCTATGTAAGCATCATGCTTAAGGGATGTTTCAAGATATTCGTATACGTCTGCAATGTGTTTGATTTGCCTAAAGAATATAATCATCCTTGAAGTGGCCTGCTTATATCCTCTTAATAAATTTACTAACCATCTAAAATTGGTGCAAATATCATCTGAAGGTAAATTATGTACCCAGTATGTCACATTCTTTTTGTCAGGATTTACCATAATCTCAGAGCAGTTATCCATACAAAGTTGCTTTTTAATGACAGCTTTGGTTTCCTCTGTAGCTGTTGCTGTTAGAGCCACTACTGGTACATGACCCCCAACAAGTGAACGAATTTCGTCAAGTCGGCCATAACAGGGTCTATATGCcaatttcttcttctttttatcTGGAAGcccactgaaaaaaaataaaattaattaatcatATTGCAATATAAATCTGCATAGGTCTCATAAAAATGCTTTAGCTTTACAAAGAAGTATTTCATAAGAAAAATTATGTAAGCACCatagaaaacatatttatataatctTAATTATTGTAGATATCCAActgtccagtagcaaatatttcatacatcttTCAAAACATCACAATATGAattgaaagtttttaatttgacaCCATTGGCAGAATAATCTTTCATAATAGTAAcagaaatattcaattaaaagggtgattaatattaaaagtaaaattaaatgagaatgttttgaataaataaacattaaatagtTAGTGCAtgtacagatatatattatatatacatttataaatatatgatgttCTTTTGTATGCATGTACTATTTTCaagatatacatatttattcttatgtatgtcatgtatgttatATCTTATGTTAGAGCGATtcagattattattattagtattatactttttttgtttgttatatgtacaaaaataaatacttacAACTTTTTTATGCAGTGAGCTTCATCTACAAATACTGTCTTGATAAAATTTTTCTTTGCCAAATCCAACAGTAATTTTCTTTCGTGTCCAATAAGTGACTCTGGACTGGagaaaataatgtcaattttTCCTTCCTTCACATCTCCTAAGGAAAGATTTGTTAGGCTGTCTTCAAAATTAGATGGTGAGGTAATGTCCTTCAAATATACTGCTTTAATCCCTTTTCTATTCAATGCTTGAGTCTGTGTTCGCATTAAAGATGTTAGAGGCGAAATAACAAGTACAATGCACATATCATTCttctgtaaatatttaaatacaaaaggtGCTATTTCAAAAGTTAGTGATTTGCCACTTCCAGTTggtgaacaaaaaaatacatctttGCCTGCCAAAAAGCTTTCTACAACTTTTCTCTGGTTAATTTTGATTTCAGTAAATGATAACTTTTGTAATCCAAAATCTATTGCAGCAGATATGACATCTGTATCCATTTTGATGTTGAAATCATAAGAAAAGTAAAATTGTAATCTACTTGAGATAAAATATGGGAGAACAGCATGGGATATATACACATGACAGCTTAATTATCTATTATCAACAGATGTGAAATTATAACCTCTTACCGACCAGTATCTGGTCggtaaaaaatgttattatacaAGTCCCTTTCTCCAAGGGCAATCAGTAGGCTAGCACTTatcagtaaacatataaattagtgagagaaaaataatagaaaggGAATTGAAGCAAGTCTAGTTGGCACCCTGTGGCAACTCTGGTGTGTAAATTGTTGGGAATTTGGTACTCTATAGATAAGATAGCTGTTCAGAGCTcgattttcatatgtttatttttacatgggtaattaaattttttttttccttgggaaatattaagttttgtCAATTTTCCCCTTATCCAGGATTAAGGGGGGTGGATACTTAGGATACCCTGTGTCATGGTTTAATTAGTAAAAGACGTTGCCAGTTTTCTCCTTGGGATTTTTTTGTAAGATTATACAGTCGTTTTTGTCGGAACTGTAGTTCCTCCTTTTTAAGATGGAGGGGGGTGTAGTGTAATTGCCCCTTAGTTCTAGGGGTTTCCCCAACCTATCACAAGGGTACTGGTACATCACAAAGGGATCCGAAGGGACACATGACATGACGTAACAGTTGGGTACTTCCAGCCTCGTCCTCGATGACATCTCTCTTACCACGGAACGAGCAAGGCAATGCGCCTGATATCTGGGGCTAGACGAGGTTAGCTGGGACTGACACCTTGTAGGAAGGTAAGGGCACTCTAACACTAAGCATAGCTTGTATCAACCCCTCGGGTAACCATAGAGCTCAGCGAGACAGGCCAAATAACACTTTAGGTTTTTCATAATTCCtgtatttttcaaacaattgcACCTCACAAGATGCACGGGAGAATTCCTCACTCAGAAGGGCATTTGTCTGCAGTATTTTTAATGTACGAAATACCATATCTGACGATCCACGACATAACGatatgtatgcttcttccaataaatctttttcaattttcttttttaaaaaatctttaaagaatGACCCATAGTCATATGTCTTTTGTCGTTTTGCACTGGTGTGTGCTCCTTCTGCcgacatttttaaatgtttgagcGAGCTGTCACTAAAAGTATTCAGCTAACTCAGTAACTGCTATAAAGACACTTGAAGTTCATTAGTTGAGGGATCACTTAAATAATCTTCGAGGTTCAGGCTCTCGTTTTGGCAGGGGAATGTAAGTAAGGGGGAGGGAAACCAATGATGTCTGGTTTCTGGATACATCAACGTACTTCCGGTCACTCGAACCAGTGGTCTCGGCCCAAAGATTACGCTCGTACCTTTTGGTGTATACATGCGTAAAGCAAATATATATCCAGATGAAATATCATTCGGTGGCAAAAGGTTACAGAATGTTTTGCCAGATTTTTTTTCCGCAGGAAAAAATGTTATTGGGAAATATTTTCCATTgccatgaaaattaaaaaaaatccgggaagttaaaatataaattgttaaaaaaaaaaaatctttgctataaataccaaggatttgtatagtaagatcttaaaaaaacttgctAATATTATACTAAGGACTAATATTAGTGTAtttgtatatcaatattttagagtataatatatatatatattatagtcgGAAAAAATATTCACAgattatgattaaaaataatattctgaATCATgactttttaaagaaatatcataGTTTAAAAGACAATTATAATGAAACAGATGAAACAACACCAGAAGTAATTTCGCATATATTAATTGTGAAATAATAtcttaatca
This Mytilus trossulus isolate FHL-02 chromosome 14, PNRI_Mtr1.1.1.hap1, whole genome shotgun sequence DNA region includes the following protein-coding sequences:
- the LOC134696326 gene encoding uncharacterized protein LOC134696326 → MQELVTTETSHELVLLQNIQMIKESIDLVNGDADTMVQRILELSNAENDLHQYRDLMHPGFYFVGDNVDMRTKVRNMTIYNQHKDHHMYQICAYENRISGNHLDNTVAKGDANTVPFTTFIPSQLELDSIASDFTFLVAKIWSQHIPHFNIFAPVLPEYIEHQYMKEMKQKTARINMGVLMKSEQYNEDMTDICEFMHKYVPGHNETDDWTKQPQKVLSGGDYLTFERHKQAQSSKRNGRTPTKRLEGLVPKMEEFHNQGELLKVIWKLLYSTSSARDQGTLYAARNTINARNVTQDPADDFYAASDLVEKVTTAYIITGGLTHFGMESIDSLPCKNVYEGAVGNTNEMKEYIFDQARSFVKTFTLPEIPKLPKYGPNCNTYHCRYCGKKYKQPHSLRKHESSIHDHYDPLFAKEKVSSGKDNENESDGVSAYTKLVLTLGLLRMDHNDAIHMGDGTRMLRIDQFLVLYYKYCHCTKYAFGTLETIAQTEVLLTERQAHRLIWNRTVNHKGDANTNHPNDLDVEHCNKVFKDSAHRYRGVFTEKVVSRVSKSAMKVHEIIKQFDKMCKVHVQSGRHKTCDKEIDILTLVRQFQACNLFDFIPGRSHYAYPNMKENPLTELDMEFVGDWIGASLKKFHNKHFY
- the LOC134696327 gene encoding probable ATP-dependent DNA helicase RecS, which encodes MDTDVISAAIDFGLQKLSFTEIKINQRKVVESFLAGKDVFFCSPTGSGKSLTFEIAPFVFKYLQKNDMCIVLVISPLTSLMRTQTQALNRKGIKAVYLKDITSPSNFEDSLTNLSLGDVKEGKIDIIFSSPESLIGHERKLLLDLAKKNFIKTVFVDEAHCIKKFGLPDKKKKKLAYRPCYGRLDEIRSLVGGHVPVVALTATATEETKAVIKKQLCMDNCSEIMVNPDKKNVTYWVHNLPSDDICTNFRWLVNLLRGYKQATSRMIIFFRQIKHIADVYEYLETSLKHDAYIDFIEGGPNDNRNRLFDMFHMKTDDDVKDFICTSYMNPNGNIRVVLCSTSFSMGLDVKGVDTVIHYGPANDIDDYVQESGRDGRELSQQCNAILLTYKRCLGSQNIFPSMKEYVKSKTCRWAFILNIFKTIVEHAHIPHFCCDICRLSCKCACSCEDECVCTNTCNQVLPKINTAIMSNEDNDDSDDNDDNDITELDDMFSSDSDSDVLESSTRKPQVIYSSDDEMF